The sequence GAGAGGTCACAGGTTAGGATTCACAACCACAATATGttaaattttgtcaaattatcaCCAGATTAGTGCATGATTAACTGGCTTTTTTTAAACGTTGCATTCTTAATTTCAAACCAGAACTCAAGTTTATTCTCCTAAATTTTTAGGATTTAAATGTGCTGCAAATTTGGCAGAAACCACAGATGGAGAGGTTCTTAATGTCCAAAggataaaatatgttaatgtgAGTTCATCTCAAGCCTTCTCAAAACATCTCAGAACAGCACACTTTTTTGAAACTTGTTTGCCTTATTTAGGTGCTTTCAGAGTTGAAGTGCACTAGTAACATAACAGATAGATGTGGTGTGGTTTTAGGTGCGGATGCCCAACAGTCTGGAGTATCAGCCTGTGGAGTGTGCCGTTGTGGTAAATGCAGCAGGTGCAAACTCAGGAAAGATCGCCTCCATGCTAGGCATCGGATTAGGCCCGAAAGAATCAGTGTCTGGTGTTCCGCTACCCGTGGAGCCCAGAAAAAGGTTAAGACTCATGATCGTTCACCTTTTGTCACTTTACATAGTAAACAGTGGTTACACTGTAATTTGAAATGGTTTCTTACCATTTACTTACTTGAATAAAAAACAAGTGCCAAAtattcaaaaattatattatatattcttgtattatattatattatcataaatatttaattgtaatattattaatcatttattacgttttatattaaaatataatttataaattttttattacacaaatatatttttcagtgccaaatatattttttacatgttaattatatttttagattatattataaaaatagtattaataattaaatatcattattattcaataagagatgaatttaattttaatttaaatgcatgagCAGTGACGAATATTCTAAAATAACTGTCACGTTTAGTTttagatatattataataaaatattctaaaattaattgcatttagttttaaatattaaattatattaagtatcattaatacattaattaaatattaaacatattttattaattaaatccatccatccatccattctttaaaCTGCTTATCCACTGTAGGCTTGTGGGAATGCTGGagactattattaaatattgttaaaaatatttaaatatcattggtatttcatgtaaaataaaatttttacatttaaaaaatgacatattaATTGTGTATAATTGTGTAGTCTCATTAGTTACATCCTCCCTATCTCCTCCAGGTTTGTTTATGTGGTACATTGTCCTGATGGACCAGGGTTGGATACTCCATTTCTGATTGACTATTCAGGGGTTTACTGTAGACGAGAGGGACTGGGAGGAAATTACATCACGGGAATGTCACCAGAGGAGGTATAGGCATGTTTTAAGTCAATCTATGACATATTAGCTTTATTATCTGCATGAATTTATGCATTTGTTcatgcattcattattatttctaCCTTGTGCAGACAGAAGAACCAGATATCAGTAACCTTGATGTGGACCACGAGTTCTTTCAAGAGAAGGTCTGGCATCGTCTGGCCCACCGTATTCCTGCATTCGAGCAACTGAAGGTGAATTTCATAATGTAGTAGAATTGTTCTTCATGTTATCCACTGCATGGAAGGGAGTTTTCTtgagctttatttaatttaactaattGAACAGTTTCTGATGGCTGTTAGAGGGTAAAGTTGTTTGTGTCTACTAGAAATTACACCACTCAGTTTTTTCCAAATGAAGCACTTTGCTCTTACGGTCCATCTTTTTCAGGTTTCAAACGCGTGGGCTGGGTTTTACGACTATAACACCTTTGATCAGAATGGCATTATTGGACTGCATCCTCTTGTGCCCAACATGTACTTTGCCACGGGCTTCAGCGGTCACGGTCTGCAGCAGTCTCCTGCGGTCGGACTCGCCGTGGCTGAACTTATTCTGGACGGAGGCTATAAGACCATTGACCTTAGTGCTTTAGACCTTAAACGGATCCTTCTGCAGGAGCCCATACTGGAGAGCAACATTGTGTGAGGAGCACAAAAACACAGGGAAGATGAATGTGTCCTCAGAATGGAGCCACTTGATATGAACGTTACAATGACATCATAGTTCACACTGGAACAATGGTCAAAGTTCAGTTTGGAAACAAAAcataatcagaatattaaaaagcttagttcacccaaaaattaaaattctgtcattaattactcaccctcgtgttgttccaaaccagtaagaccttcgttcatcttcagaacgcaaattaagatatttttgatggaatctgagagctctctgaccttccatagacagcaaggacaCATAGCAAGGAACAAGAAATGTAGCAAGGGCATCGCTAAAATAGTCCGTCACATAGTCCCGTTACATGGACTATTTAACAGATGCCCTGGCTACGTTTCTGTGTGTtgatcaggggttcaaccgtaattttacgaagctacgagaatactttttgtgcgcaaagaaaacaataatagcGGAAGACGGTAACTCTGGGAGAAGACCTGCTGAATAAttaatgctatttttgttttctttgtgcacaaaaagtattctagtagTTTTGTAAAATTGCGGTTGAACACCTAACCAAcgcacagaaacgtagcaagggcATCGGTAAAATAATCCCTTACATGGACTATGTCGCTGCTGCAtttctgtgcgttgatcgtggtaatatccttgctgtctatggagggtccaAGAGCTCCCAGATTCcagcaaaaatatcttaatttgtgttccgaagatgaacaaaggtcttacgggtttggaacgacatgagggagagtaattaatgacagaagtttcatttttgggtgaactaaacctttacaTACTGTACAAGAAATGTATGGTAGAGATCAGGAAATTCTGATGgatattttgttcatttgtaattgcatatatttaaatatgcacatgAAACAGATCATGatatatccttttttttaagtgtttttctagATCCTCATATTCATACTGTTTCAGAAATGAATAccaaaaataatcataaacttTAAAAGTTTGTTTCTAAATCAGACATCATGGACTCAATTTTATAAATCTGTATCTTTAAATGTGTGTTAATATAGATATGAATACACAGGCATATTGTGAAAGAAGACagaaatgtgctgttttattttagcatgattgatcaatttcaatatatttgtttttccaaGTTAATTTCCAtgttaatttcttacaaaaaaaccTTAGTGATCCCAAactgttacacacacatgcacacacacatatatatatacatatatataaccaTAACCAAAACGGACCCATAGAGGAACACAGTATAAAAACAGTTCGGATGAGAGAGAACAACTTTATCTCTTTGCCTTCTTCTCAAACATATCCTGGATAGATGTCGCTTTGCGTTTTGCACCTGGAGAGAGAAAACAAGAATCAATAGTCGGTTTGAGTCgagaatttcataataaaatatattttatgtatatataaataatatttttaggtCTAAATAATTACCTTTGGTGATGGTTTGGTCATCTTTGTCCTCTGAAGAGCGCTTTGCATATGCTGCTTTCATTCTCTGAATATTCTTTTTATGGATAACGTCATGCTCCACAAGAGGACGAGGGTAATCTTTTCCCACAATGCACCCTGCTCTCTCCTGAACGCTCCGAGGAGCTTTCCAGGGCTCATATATGTACTCGGCAGGGAATTTATTTAGCACTGGAAGGTATTTCCTGGAAGACAAGCAGAGTCAGCATTTGTTTGTCAGTACTTGTTTCAAAGAAACTTTTATATTAacagaatataaaaaacaaaactaacttaATGTAATCCCCATATTTGTCAGTTTTCTTTCCAAAGGCGATAGGAGAGTACACTCTGAAATACTGATGAAAGAAGGCACTGGCTGAGAGCCACTGCCAGTTTCCTGCGTTTAgcgaccaatcagcatccagcaGCAGCTCCTCAAAAACTTCAGATGATCGTGGGCAGAAACACAGCAGGTCAATGATTGTAGCTCTGATCTGTCTGTAACATAGCAGG is a genomic window of Cyprinus carpio isolate SPL01 chromosome B10, ASM1834038v1, whole genome shotgun sequence containing:
- the foxred1 gene encoding FAD-dependent oxidoreductase domain-containing protein 1; this translates as MWRKLFTSVPAFRALKAPCRSFKSSSRGAEKDFFKDLDAQLRAFRDKAAAAMPGSDWSPIELTPGLPPERADVVIVGGGVVGWSIAYWLKMKARVRDGLRVLVVEKDPTYSQASTVLSCGGIRQQFSLKENIMLSLFSAHFMKNINNHLCVVNEDPVDLQFNHSGYLFLASEKSAHIMEENYRTQRYVGAKVALLSPSQLKERFPWMNTEGVALASLGLENEGWFDPWSLLNALRRKAVSMGVYQCFGEVTGFKCAANLAETTDGEVLNVQRIKYVNVRMPNSLEYQPVECAVVVNAAGANSGKIASMLGIGLGPKESVSGVPLPVEPRKRFVYVVHCPDGPGLDTPFLIDYSGVYCRREGLGGNYITGMSPEETEEPDISNLDVDHEFFQEKVWHRLAHRIPAFEQLKVSNAWAGFYDYNTFDQNGIIGLHPLVPNMYFATGFSGHGLQQSPAVGLAVAELILDGGYKTIDLSALDLKRILLQEPILESNIV